A region of Verrucomicrobiota bacterium DNA encodes the following proteins:
- the mutS gene encoding DNA mismatch repair protein MutS codes for MADLTPMMRQYKAIKREHEDAILFYRMGDFYEMFYDDAKVAAPILDIALTARQGMPMCGVPYHAAQVYLDKLLAAGKRVAVCDQIEDPKKARGVVKRAVTRVVTPGTVIGSQALPSKANNYIASIAQGDGRFGLATLDVTTGEFRVIELPGRATLLDELLRVAPTECVLSQSLAEREAIAASLDGLLLTVWTPIEDWVFDHDSCFALLTDHFRTHSLDGFGCVGMRPGVCAAGALLGYVVDTLNQPLDHVRALTPYSTDEHMLIDPLSLRNLEVIEPMRGSSKHATLLAILDKTVTPMGGRLLAQWIREPLLDPAAINARLNGVADFASRQAMHQAARDELRRVRDLERLITRIGTGYASPRDFVALKESLRAVPNVGAALAKATSEALMGAAAELVLLDEVTELIERALVDEPPAVLRDGGVFRAGYHAELDELRAASSGAKVWIAHMQESERARTGIKSLKVGYNKVFGYYVEVSHANKDKVPGEYIRKQTLVNAERYITPELKEYEAKVIGAEERMAEIEQELFAALREQVKAYTPQVQRIARAAARVDVLASLAASALEGNYVRPAINDGDLIEITDGRHPVVEAVMVGERFVPNGVLLDGGANQLLIITGPNMAGKSTYIRQTALLVLMAQIGSFIPARKATIGVVDRIFTRVGASDELARGQSTFMVEMNETANILNNATDHSLVILDEIGRGTSTYDGISIAWAVAEFIAATPGKRAKTLFATHFHELTRLAELFDCVKNHNVAVREWNDEIVFLRRIVPGGTDKSYGIHVADLAGLPQEVIDRAKAILRHLEEQALAGGTPGDEMSAAGSAGRERASIGHVKRPGQLMLFGTEPHPIINEIRQLNLDEMAPVDALLKLRAWRDKLNKNQQGSL; via the coding sequence ATGGCCGACCTGACGCCTATGATGCGCCAGTACAAGGCGATCAAGCGGGAGCACGAGGACGCGATCCTGTTCTACCGCATGGGCGATTTCTACGAGATGTTCTACGACGACGCGAAGGTGGCCGCGCCGATCCTCGACATTGCGCTCACGGCGCGCCAGGGCATGCCGATGTGCGGCGTGCCGTATCATGCCGCGCAGGTCTACCTCGACAAGCTGCTCGCCGCCGGCAAGCGCGTGGCGGTGTGCGACCAGATCGAGGATCCGAAGAAGGCGCGCGGCGTGGTCAAACGCGCCGTGACGCGCGTGGTGACCCCGGGCACGGTGATCGGTTCGCAGGCGCTCCCGTCGAAGGCGAACAACTACATCGCCTCGATTGCCCAGGGCGACGGCCGGTTCGGCCTTGCCACGCTTGACGTGACGACCGGCGAGTTCCGCGTCATCGAGCTCCCGGGCCGGGCGACGCTCCTCGACGAGCTGCTGCGTGTCGCGCCGACCGAGTGCGTGCTGTCGCAGTCGCTGGCCGAGCGCGAAGCGATCGCCGCGTCCCTCGACGGGCTGCTGCTCACGGTCTGGACGCCGATCGAGGACTGGGTGTTTGACCACGACTCGTGCTTCGCGCTGCTCACGGACCATTTCAGGACGCACTCGCTTGACGGGTTCGGCTGCGTCGGCATGCGGCCGGGCGTCTGCGCAGCCGGGGCGCTGCTCGGCTACGTGGTTGACACGCTCAACCAGCCGCTCGACCACGTGCGCGCGCTCACACCGTACTCGACCGACGAGCACATGCTTATCGACCCGCTGTCACTCCGGAACCTCGAGGTGATCGAGCCGATGCGCGGCAGCTCGAAGCACGCGACGCTGCTCGCCATTCTGGACAAGACGGTGACGCCGATGGGTGGGCGGCTGCTTGCCCAGTGGATCCGAGAGCCGCTGCTCGATCCGGCGGCGATCAACGCGCGGCTCAACGGCGTGGCGGACTTCGCCTCGCGCCAGGCGATGCACCAGGCCGCGCGCGACGAGCTGCGGCGCGTGCGAGACCTCGAGCGGCTCATCACGCGGATCGGCACGGGCTACGCGAGCCCGCGTGACTTCGTCGCCCTCAAGGAGTCGTTGCGGGCCGTGCCCAACGTCGGCGCCGCGCTCGCGAAGGCGACATCCGAGGCGCTCATGGGCGCCGCGGCCGAGCTCGTGCTCCTCGACGAGGTCACCGAACTCATTGAGCGCGCGCTCGTTGATGAGCCGCCCGCCGTGCTGCGCGATGGCGGCGTGTTCCGCGCCGGCTATCACGCCGAGCTCGACGAGCTGCGTGCCGCCTCGTCCGGCGCCAAGGTGTGGATCGCCCACATGCAGGAGAGCGAGCGAGCGCGCACGGGAATCAAGTCGCTCAAGGTCGGCTACAACAAGGTGTTCGGCTATTACGTCGAGGTGAGCCACGCCAACAAGGACAAGGTGCCCGGCGAGTACATCCGCAAGCAGACGCTCGTGAACGCCGAGCGCTACATCACCCCCGAGCTGAAGGAATACGAAGCGAAAGTTATCGGCGCCGAGGAGCGGATGGCCGAGATCGAGCAAGAGCTCTTCGCCGCGCTGCGCGAACAGGTCAAGGCCTACACGCCACAGGTGCAGCGCATCGCGCGTGCGGCCGCGCGCGTTGACGTGCTCGCCTCGCTCGCCGCGTCCGCGCTCGAAGGAAACTACGTGCGGCCCGCGATCAACGACGGCGATCTCATCGAGATTACCGACGGGCGGCACCCGGTCGTCGAGGCAGTCATGGTCGGCGAGCGCTTCGTGCCGAACGGCGTGCTGCTCGACGGCGGCGCGAACCAGCTTCTCATCATCACCGGGCCGAACATGGCGGGCAAGTCAACGTACATCCGCCAGACGGCGTTGCTCGTGCTCATGGCGCAGATCGGCTCGTTCATCCCGGCCAGGAAGGCGACGATCGGCGTCGTGGACCGCATCTTCACGCGCGTCGGCGCAAGCGACGAGCTCGCCCGCGGCCAGAGCACGTTCATGGTCGAGATGAACGAGACGGCCAACATCCTCAACAACGCCACCGACCACAGCCTTGTGATCCTCGACGAGATCGGGCGCGGCACGAGCACCTACGACGGCATCAGCATCGCCTGGGCGGTAGCCGAGTTTATCGCCGCAACGCCCGGCAAGCGGGCGAAGACGCTGTTCGCGACGCACTTCCACGAGCTGACCCGGCTCGCCGAGCTGTTCGACTGCGTGAAGAACCACAACGTCGCCGTGCGCGAGTGGAACGACGAGATCGTCTTTCTGCGCCGCATCGTGCCGGGCGGCACGGACAAGAGCTACGGCATCCACGTCGCCGATCTCGCCGGGCTGCCGCAGGAGGTCATCGACCGCGCCAAGGCCATCCTGCGCCACCTCGAGGAGCAGGCACTGGCCGGCGGGACGCCGGGCGACGAGATGTCGGCTGCGGGCAGCGCCGGCAGAGAACGCGCGTCGATCGGGCACGTCAAGCGGCCGGGCCAGCTCATGCTGTTCGGCACCGAGCCGCACCCGATCATCAACGAGATCAGACAGCTCAACCTCGACGAAATGGCGCCCGTGGACGCGCTGCTTAAGCTGCGCGCCTGGCGCGACAAGCTGAACAAGAACCAGCAAGGGAGTCTCTGA